Proteins found in one Buteo buteo unplaced genomic scaffold, bButBut1.hap1.1 HAP1_SCAFFOLD_59, whole genome shotgun sequence genomic segment:
- the LOC142027819 gene encoding electroneutral sodium bicarbonate exchanger 1-like produces MGNTLVFLRICLDYCLHSPRYFFLCHLSIADICYASSNVPLACTAAPANKVLIFAVCVCFFLFPLALILISSLDIPATDLRIRSVPGWHETLSTCGSHPTVVGVFYGNAIFLYAGPGSGKSSGRETVLSLFYTLVSPSLKPVIYSRRNKQRRDGSWTRVDAGVGDGWEDVRELSTPSPNFSLLVVAKQRHDEEAVIDRGRRSNTVSVRYEEEELEGHRTLYVGARMPLVRQSHRHHRRHSQKHREGEREKDSAPMEQGYHCKSHRSPSQRVQFILRSKEDEQHLSHHLFSELDEICVKEGRDGEWKETARWLKFEEDVEDGGERWSKPYVGTLSLHSLSELRSCISNGSVLLDICANSIEEIADTILAQQEQSTEFDEHVRAQVREVLLRKHHHQNEKTTNLLPAVCSFADVSKRQSDLHLLYKPAQTITSCPSPTAAEAKDGVNPESRATDLSKAELHFMKKIPTGAEASNVLVGELDFLHQPIVAFVRLSPAVLLSGMTEVPIPTRFLFVLLGPEGKAHQYHEIGRSMATIMTDEVFRDVAYKAKNGADLVAGIDEFLDQVTVLPPGQWDPSIRIEPPKNVPSQEKRKMPGALDDSASHSTLEKHSGPELQRTGRLFGGLTLDVKRKAPWFWSDFRDGLSLQCLASFLFLYCACMSPVITFGGLLGEATNGQISAMESLLGASMAGVVYCLFAGQPLTILGSTGPVLVFEKILYKFCKEYTLSYLSLRACIGLWTAFLCIVLVATDASCLVCYVTRFTEEAFASLICIIFIYEALEKLSHLRDTYPVHMHSKLDFLTSYYCKCEAPTHPSNETLRFWASNGINVSGIAWENLTVTECRHLRGEFQGPACGRDGPYTPDVFLWCCILFFATFALSSFLKKFKTSRYFPTRVRSTVSDFAVFLTIAIMVLLDFVVGIPSPKLQVPHTFKPTRDDRGWFINPIGPNPWWTVLAALVPALLCTILIFMDQQISAVIVNRKEHKLKKGCGYHLDLFVVAVMLGVCSVMGLPWFVAATVLSITHVNSLKVESDCSAPGEQPKFLGIREQRVTGLLIFGLMGCSVFFTSVLKFIPMPVLYGVFLYMGVSSLRGIQFFDRLKLFWMPAKHQPDFIYLRHVPLQKVHLFTVIQLTCLVLLWTIKVSRAAIIFPMMVLALVFVRKAMDFCFSKRELSFLDDLMPERKKKLDDARNEAREEEEVRLAGSSGLDISVGLSVQLNVGKTSDMDIPKQGSDRTDPSEIIILDEMSQTTVWKALTLKTETL; encoded by the exons ATGGGAAACACACTTGTCTTTCTGCGTATCTGCCTGGACTActgcctccacagccccaggtacttcttcctctgccacctctccatcGCGGACATCTGCTACGCCTCCAGCAATGTCCCC CTGGCCTGCACTGCCGCTCCTGCCAATAAAGTCctgatctttgctgtttgtgtgtgcttcttcctcttccctttagccTTAATCCTGATTTCCTCCCTGGACATCCCGGCCACCGATCTGCGCATCCGCTCTGTGCCAGGATGGCACGAAACCTTGTCCACATGTGGCTCTCACCCGACCGTGGTGGGTGTCTTTTATGGAAACGCCATCTTCCTGTACGCGGGGCCCGGGAGCGGTAAGTCCTCTGGGAGGGagacagttctttcccttttctacactCTCGTCAGCCCCAGTTTGAAGCCCGTCATTTACAGTCGGAGGAACAAGCAG AGGCGTGATGGCTCGTGGACTCGCGTGGACGCAGGGGTGGGTGATGGCTGGGAGGACGTAAGGGAgctctccacccccagccccaacttttcccttcttgtcgttgctaaacagagacatgacgaggaggcagtgattgaccggggaagaaggagcaacactgtcagtgttcgctatgaggaggaggagttggaag GCCACCGGACCCTGTACGTGGGCGCGCGGATGCCACTGGTTAGGCAGAGCCACCGGCATCACCGACGCCACAGCCAGAAGCATCGGGAGGGGGAACGGGAGAAGGACTCTGCCCCGATGGAGCAGGGCTACCACTGTAAGTCCCACC gctccccgTCCCAGCGGGTGCAGTTCAttctcaggagcaaggaggacgaGCAGCACCTCTCTCACCACTTGTTCTCCGAGCTGGATGAGATCTGTGTAAAAGAGGGCCGAGATGGCGAGTGGAAGGAAACGGCAAg GTGGCTGAAGTTTGAGGAGGACGTGGAAGATGGCGGCGAGCGCTGGAGCAAGCCCTACGTTGGCACGCTGTCCTTGCACAGCCTCTccgagctgaggagctgcatcaGCAACGGGTCGGTGCTGCTGGACATTTGTGCCAACAGCATCGAAGAGATTGCAG ATACGATCCTGGCCCAGCAAGAACAGTCCACGGAGTTTGACGAGCACGTGCGGGCGCAAGTTCGAGAAGTCCTTTTGAGGAAGCACCACCATCAGAACGAGAAGACAACCAACCTTCTGCCCGCTGTCTGCTCGTTTGCTGATGTGAGCAAGAGGCAGTCAGACCTGCACCTCCTCTACAAGCCAG cCCAAACAATCACctcttgtccttctcccaccGCTGCAGAAGCTAAAGATGGGGTGaaccctgagagcagagcaacgGATTTAAGCAAG GCGGAGCtgcacttcatgaagaaaattcccaCCGGGGCTGAAGCATCCAACGTGCTTGTAGGAGAGCTGGATTTCCTTCACCAGCCCATCGTGGCATTTGTCCGCCTGAGCCCGGCTGTCCTCCTCTCGGGCATGACGGAAGTTCCCATCCCAACAAG gttcctgtttgttttgcttggaccagaaggaaaagcccatcagtacCATGAGATCGGCAGGTCCATGGCCACTATCATGACAGATGAG GTTTTCCGTGACGTTGCCTATAAAGCCAAGAACGGGGCTGACCTCGTGGCTGGCATCGACGAGTTTCTGGATCAGGTCACGGTCTTGCCGCCAGGACAGTGGGATCCATCGATCCGAATCGAGCCCCCGAAAAACGTCCCTTCGCAG gaaaaaaggaagatgccaggagcTCTTGACGACAGTGCTTCTCACAGCACgctggagaaacacagtggccctgaactgcagcggacgggaag gctcttTGGAGGTTTGACCCTGGACGTGAAGCGGAAAGCCCCGTGGTTCTGGAGCGACTTCCGGGATGGTCtgagcctgcagtgcctggcgtccttcctcttcctctactgTGCCTGCATGTCCCCTGTCATCACCTTTGGgggactgctgggggaggcGACCAATGGCCAGATA AGTGCCATGGAGTCGCTGCTGGGCGCGTCCATGGCCGGCGTGGTGTATTGCCTCTTTGCCGGCCAACCTCTCACCATCCTCGGCAGCACCGGACCCGTCCTCGTGTTTGAGAAGATCCTCTACAAATTCTGCAA ggagtaCACGCTCTCCTATCTGTCTCTGCGGGCGTGCATTGGGCTGTGGACCGCCTTCTTGTGCATAGTGCTGGTGGCCACCGATGCCAGCTGTTTGGTGTGCTACGTCACCCGCTTCACGGAAGAAGCCTTTGCCTCCCTCAtctgcatcatcttcatctatgaggctctggagaagctgagtcaCCTGCGAGACACCTaccctgtgcacatgcacagcaagctggacttcctcaccagctacta ctgtaagTGTGAGGCACCGACCCATCCCAGCAACGAAACGCTGCGTTTCTGGGCGAGCAACGGGATCAACGTGTCTGGCATCGCCTGGGAAAACCTCACGGTGACC gaatGTCGGCATTTGCGTGGGGAGTTTCAAGGACCTGCCTGTGGACGCGACGGCCCCTACACGCCTGATGTGTTCctctggtgctgcatcctcttcttcgccacctttgccctgtcaagcttcttgaagaagtttaaaaccagccgCTACTTTCCAACCAGA GTACGGTCCACGGTGAGcgactttgctgttttcctcaccaTCGCCATCATGGTGCTCCTTGACTTTGTGGTTGGGATCCCATCGCCAAAGCTCCAGGTCCCCCACACGTTCAAG CCTACCAGAGACGACCGCGGGTGGTTCATCAACCCCATAGGACCCAACCCTTGGTGGACGGTGTTGGCTGCGctcgtcccagctctgctctgcaccatcttgATATTCATGGACCAGCAGATCAGTGCCGTTATtgtgaacaggaaggagcacaAGCTGAAG aaaggatgcgGGTACCACCTGGACCTTTTCGTGGTGGCCGTGATGCTGGGGGTGTGCTCggtgatggggctgccctggtttgTGGCTGCGACCGTCCTGTCCATCACCCACGTGAATAGCCTCAAAGTAGAGTctgactgctcagctccaggagaaCAACCCAAGTTTCTGGGGATACGAGAGCAGAGAGTCACTGGCTTGCTGATCTTTGGGCTCATGGGCTGCTCCGTCTTCTTCACTTCCGTGttaaag tttataccaaTGCCTGTGCTTTATGGCGTCTTTCTCTACATGGGTGTGTCGTCGCTCAGAGGAATTCAG ttctttgatcgcttgaagctgttttggatGCCAGCGAAACACCAGCCGGATTTCATCTACCTGCGGCACGTGCCCTTgcaaaaggtgcatttgttCACGGTGATCCAGCTGACCTGCCTCGTCCTGCTCTGGACCATCAAGGTGTCCCGTGCCGCCATCATCTTTCCCATGATG GTTTTGGCTCTCGTCTTTGTCCGGAAAGcgatggatttctgcttctcaaagcgcgagctcagctttctggatgaccttatgccagaaaggaagaagaagttggacgatgccagaaatgaagccagagaagaagaagaggtaagGCTTGCTGGGTCCTCGGGGCTGGACATCTCCGTCGGGCT ttcagttcagctgaacgTGGGGAAGACCAGTGACATGGATAtcccaaagcaaggcagtgACAG gacTGATCCTTCTGAGATTATTATCCTGGATGAAATGTCACAAACGACTGTATGGAAGGCTctcactttgaagacagaaaccctttga